The region TTTTAGCAGGTACTTCTATAATCGATTACAAAGAAAATGTGATTAAAAAACACGAAAACACTTTGCAATACCGCGTTGAAAATTTAAAAGATTATTTTAATGAAACCCGTTTTAATACAGAACCCGTGTTAATGATGTATCCAAATTGTGATGCTTTAGAACAATGGATCGCATTAAAAATGAATGAACTTGCTTTGTACGATTTTTCTACCACTAACCGCGAACGCCATACCGTTTGGAAGATAGACACTAACGAAGATCTTGATTTTATACAACAAACATTTAAAAAAATGCCAAATTTGTATATAGCAGATGGTCATCATCGTTCAGCAACATCAAACTTATTATTAAATGAAAATGGTGAAAATGCAAGTGAAAGTATGAACTATTTTATGAGTTTTTTAATTTGCGAAAAATTAATTCAAATTAATGAATACAATAGATTGGTACACGATTTAAACGGTTTGGAATCGAACGATTTTTTAAATATTTTAAATAACGATTTTATTGTAGAAAAGGTTCATGAATTTTGGAAACCAACAACAAAATATAGCTTTGGTATGTATTTAGATGGTATTTTTTATTCGTTAACCTTAAAAAACATTCCTGCAGATACATCGATTATAAACACTTTAGACGCACAAATTTTATACGATAAAATATTAAATCCTTTATTAAACATAAAAGACTTAAGAACCGACAGCAGAATTAGTTACATTCCTGGAAATAAAAATATTATTGAGTTGGTAAATAAAGTTGACAATGGTGAATTTAAAGTCGGTTTTATTTTATATCCTTCATCAATTAACGAAATTAAAACACTTGCCGACAATAATTTAACCATGCCTCCAAAAAGCACTTATATTGAACCAAAATTGCGCAATGGTTTAATTATTTATGAATTTTAAACAAAAATTGTTTAAAACTTTTTGTAATACTTAAAAACTTTGTTGTTAATAATGAATATAGCTGAAAACATACAAAAAATAAATAGTACTTTATCAAAAAACGTGCATTTGGTAGCGGTTTCTAAAACCAAACCTGTGACTGATTTAATGGAAGCATATAATGCAGGTCAACGTATTTTTGGCGAAAACAAAATTCAAGAAATGACCGAAAAATGGCAGCAAATGCCAAAAGACATTCAATGGCATATGATTGGCCATGTACAAACCAACAAAGTTAAATACATGGCGCCTTATGTAAGTTTAATTCATGGTGTTGATAGTTTAAAACTTTTGGTTGAAATTAACCGTCAGGCAAAAAAATGGCGTCGTATAATTCCTTGTTTGTTGCAAGTTTATATAGCAACCGAAGAATCAAAATTTGGATTAGCACACGATGAATTACTTCAATTAATACATTCAGATGAATTTAAATCGTTAGAAAACATTAAAGTAATTGGTTTAATGGGAATGGCATCTTATACAGAAAATAGCGACATTATTCGAAAAGAATTTCAGTCATTAAAAGATATTTTTGATTATTTACAGCCTTATCAATTACCAAACTGTCATTTTCAACAACTTTCAATGGGTATGAGTGGCGATTATAAAATTGCCATGGAATGTGGCAGCACTATTGTAAGAATAGGCAGCAGTATTTTTGGCAACCGATAAAAAACATACCAATTACAAAATTGAGTTCGCACTTTAGTAAACATTTTTCGTATTTTAGCCTTTTAAGAAACCAGCCTATTTTTTGGCTGACAAACTAACAGAATGTACGCAATAATAGATATAGAAACCACCGGTGGACAATTTAATAAAGAAGGTATTACCGAAATTGCTATTTATAAGTTTGATGGTGTTGATATTGTAGATCAATTTATTAGTTTGGTTAACCCCGAAATCCCTATTCAACCTTTTGTTGTAAAACTTACAGGTATAAATAATGCTATGCTGCGCCAGGCTCCAAAATTTTATGAAATTGCCAAGCGCATTATAGAAATAACTAATGATTGCATTATAGTTGCACACAATGCCCCTTTTGATTACCGCATTTTACAATTAGAATTTAATCGTTTAGGTTATAACTTTCAGAAACCCACGTTGTGTACCGTTGAAATGTCTAAAATTTTACTGCCAAATGTTGCATCATACAGTTTAGGGAAGTTAGTGCGCTCTTTAGGTATTCCTATTGCAGATAGACACAGAGCAAGTGGCGACGCTATGGCAACTTTAAAGTTATTTAAACTTTTATTAGATAAAGATATTGACAAACAAATTGTAAAACAGCAAATTAAAAACGAAGTTTATAAAGGAATTTCACCAAAATTATTTGATATTTTACAAAATATACCATCAACAATTGGTATTTTTTACATACATAACGATAAAGGAAACATAATTTTTATTGGTAAAAGCAACAATATTCGTAAAAAATTAAATCAAATTTTTACTGCTGATACCAAAATTGCAAAACGTATTCAAAACGAAGTTTATACGGTAACTTTTGAAGAAACCGGAAATGAATTAATTGCATTGTTAAAAGAACGTGAAGAATTATTGCACAATAAACCCGTTTTAAACGTAACACAACGCAAATCGCCCTATTTATGGTCAGTTTATAAAGAAAAGTTAGAAAACGGCTTCGAAACATTAAAAATACATAAAACCGATGGTAGAAAAAATGCAATTCAAGCATTTAAAAACCAAAAAAGTGCCTTACAATTTATAAATGATTTGTATAAAGAAAACGAAATTGTAGAACAAGTGCAAAATGAAATTTCATTAGCCGAAAACATTTCGTATCCAACACAAATGCACAACGAACTTTTTAACGATTTAATTTTAAAAAACAATTTAAACTGGCACAAAAAAATAATTGTTTTAAAAGGCAGGCATTTTAACGAAAAAAGCGCCGTTGTTATTGATGAAGGTGTTTTTAAAGGGTATTGCTTTTTCGATTTAAACTATCAAATTTTAAATACAGATGTGTTACATAAAATACTAATTCCACTGGTTTATACTAAAGACAGTTTAAATACGATTAAAAATTATGTATCAACAAAAAAAGATTTTAAAACCATTAATTTTTAATTTACAAAACAATAAAAATCAAAAAGATAAATAAAACCACGTAAACATTTAGTTAAGGTTTTTTAAAAATAATAAATGCAGCATTCAAAAAAAAATTACGTAATTTTTATTGTGGGCGCAACCGCAATTGGTAAAACAGCATGCGCCATAAAATTGGCAAATTATTTTAATTGCGATATTGTTTCGTGTGATAGCAGACAATTTTTCAAAGAAATGTCAATAGGAACTGCTGTACCTTCAGCCGAAGAACTTAAACAAGCAAAACATCATTTTATACAAAATAAATCAATAACAGAAAATTACAATGTTGGCGATTATGAAAAAGAAGTTTTGGTTTTACTTGATGAATTATTTAAAGAAAGCAACTTACAAATTGTTGTGGGGGGGTCAGGATTATATGTTGATGCTGTTTTAACAGGATTTGACGATTTTCCGGATGTTTCGAATGAAATTAGAGAGGAAATTGAAAAGAATTTCAAAGAAAATGGATATGAATATCTACATGAAACTTTACAAAAATTAGATCCCAATTATTTTAACTTTTTAAAAACAACAAACCCACAAACACTTCAAAACCAACAAAGAATGAAGCGTTTCATTGGCGTTTCATTAGCAGCTAACAAACCATATTCAACTTTTTTAAATCAACCCAAAAAGCAACGAAATTTTGAACCTATTTTAATTGGTTTAGAAGCGCCGAGAGAAATTATGTATGATAGAATTAACAAAAGAGTTGATTTAATGATGCAAAACGGATTGCTTAATGAAGTTGCAAACCTAAAACAACACGAAAAACTAAACGCTTTACAAACGGTTGGTTACCGTGAGTTGTTTGATTATTTCAATCAAAAAATAACTTTAGAAACAGCTATTGACGAAATTAAAAAAAATACACGTCGTTTTGCAAAAAGGCAACTTACTTGGTTTAAACGCAATGAACAAACCAAATGGTTTGGTTATGAAGAAAACATTGAAAACATTATAAAATACATACATGCAATTACCCAATAAATTTGCATCATTATACAAAGGTACATGCCAAGTGACCATTGATAAATGCTCAGTAAATTCAAAAATAAGAATTACCGATTTACTAAATATATTACAAGCGGTAGCTGGTAAACACTCGGATTTAGGT is a window of Myroides sp. JBRI-B21084 DNA encoding:
- a CDS encoding DUF1015 domain-containing protein, translating into MADIIPFKAVRPSADKVALVTTRPYDEYSAAELASWLDFNPFSFLHIVNLAFINQEKIDPLLRYKMVATKYEDFKRDGILIKDENPAMYLYQIKSKKNNFIGILAGTSIIDYKENVIKKHENTLQYRVENLKDYFNETRFNTEPVLMMYPNCDALEQWIALKMNELALYDFSTTNRERHTVWKIDTNEDLDFIQQTFKKMPNLYIADGHHRSATSNLLLNENGENASESMNYFMSFLICEKLIQINEYNRLVHDLNGLESNDFLNILNNDFIVEKVHEFWKPTTKYSFGMYLDGIFYSLTLKNIPADTSIINTLDAQILYDKILNPLLNIKDLRTDSRISYIPGNKNIIELVNKVDNGEFKVGFILYPSSINEIKTLADNNLTMPPKSTYIEPKLRNGLIIYEF
- a CDS encoding YggS family pyridoxal phosphate-dependent enzyme yields the protein MNIAENIQKINSTLSKNVHLVAVSKTKPVTDLMEAYNAGQRIFGENKIQEMTEKWQQMPKDIQWHMIGHVQTNKVKYMAPYVSLIHGVDSLKLLVEINRQAKKWRRIIPCLLQVYIATEESKFGLAHDELLQLIHSDEFKSLENIKVIGLMGMASYTENSDIIRKEFQSLKDIFDYLQPYQLPNCHFQQLSMGMSGDYKIAMECGSTIVRIGSSIFGNR
- a CDS encoding exonuclease domain-containing protein, which translates into the protein MYAIIDIETTGGQFNKEGITEIAIYKFDGVDIVDQFISLVNPEIPIQPFVVKLTGINNAMLRQAPKFYEIAKRIIEITNDCIIVAHNAPFDYRILQLEFNRLGYNFQKPTLCTVEMSKILLPNVASYSLGKLVRSLGIPIADRHRASGDAMATLKLFKLLLDKDIDKQIVKQQIKNEVYKGISPKLFDILQNIPSTIGIFYIHNDKGNIIFIGKSNNIRKKLNQIFTADTKIAKRIQNEVYTVTFEETGNELIALLKEREELLHNKPVLNVTQRKSPYLWSVYKEKLENGFETLKIHKTDGRKNAIQAFKNQKSALQFINDLYKENEIVEQVQNEISLAENISYPTQMHNELFNDLILKNNLNWHKKIIVLKGRHFNEKSAVVIDEGVFKGYCFFDLNYQILNTDVLHKILIPLVYTKDSLNTIKNYVSTKKDFKTINF
- the miaA gene encoding tRNA (adenosine(37)-N6)-dimethylallyltransferase MiaA, which codes for MQHSKKNYVIFIVGATAIGKTACAIKLANYFNCDIVSCDSRQFFKEMSIGTAVPSAEELKQAKHHFIQNKSITENYNVGDYEKEVLVLLDELFKESNLQIVVGGSGLYVDAVLTGFDDFPDVSNEIREEIEKNFKENGYEYLHETLQKLDPNYFNFLKTTNPQTLQNQQRMKRFIGVSLAANKPYSTFLNQPKKQRNFEPILIGLEAPREIMYDRINKRVDLMMQNGLLNEVANLKQHEKLNALQTVGYRELFDYFNQKITLETAIDEIKKNTRRFAKRQLTWFKRNEQTKWFGYEENIENIIKYIHAITQ